The proteins below come from a single Crossiella sp. CA-258035 genomic window:
- a CDS encoding MFS transporter, translating into MSSSAPTPTARSGRKVIAATLIGTSLEWYDFFLYGTAAALVFPKLFFPSSDPLTGTLLAFTTYAVGFIARPVGGAIFGHFGDRVGRKNVLVITLLLMGVATFAIGLLPTHAQIGAAAPVVLVFLRFVQGLGLGGEWGGAVLMTLEHGAPDKRGLNASWPQVGVPAGNLLAAAVMGVMSATLTEAQFLDWGWRVPFLLSGLLVLVGFWIRRSISESPLFTQVEKTEAKAKLPLFDVFREHPRELFTAIGARIGTDVAFYTFTLFILTYLKDTVGVDRQVGLNAVLVASACQLALIPLFGALSDRYGRRPVYLAGAVGAGVWVFAFFPLLATGSTALIILATIVALVTHAAMFGPQAAFISELFSTKLRYTGASLGYQLAGVLGGALAPLISVALLQSFGSWVAIGVYVAVALALTVVALVIAPETSKAELAAEPPLDKPALT; encoded by the coding sequence ATGAGCAGCTCAGCGCCCACGCCGACCGCCCGGTCCGGCCGCAAGGTCATCGCGGCCACCCTGATCGGCACCTCACTGGAGTGGTACGACTTCTTCCTCTACGGCACCGCCGCCGCGCTGGTGTTCCCGAAGCTGTTCTTCCCCAGCTCGGACCCGCTGACCGGCACCCTGCTCGCCTTCACCACCTACGCGGTGGGCTTCATCGCCCGGCCGGTCGGCGGGGCCATCTTCGGGCACTTCGGTGACCGGGTGGGCCGCAAGAACGTCCTGGTGATCACGCTGCTGCTGATGGGCGTGGCCACCTTCGCCATCGGCCTGCTGCCCACGCACGCCCAGATCGGCGCGGCCGCCCCGGTGGTGCTGGTGTTCCTGCGGTTCGTGCAGGGCCTGGGCCTGGGGGGCGAGTGGGGCGGCGCGGTGCTGATGACCCTGGAGCACGGCGCGCCGGACAAGCGCGGGCTCAACGCGAGCTGGCCGCAGGTCGGCGTGCCGGCCGGGAACCTGCTGGCCGCCGCGGTGATGGGGGTGATGTCGGCGACGCTGACCGAGGCCCAGTTCCTGGACTGGGGCTGGCGGGTGCCGTTCCTGCTCTCCGGGCTGCTGGTGCTGGTCGGCTTCTGGATCCGCCGCAGCATCTCCGAGAGCCCGCTGTTCACCCAGGTGGAGAAGACCGAGGCCAAGGCCAAGCTGCCGCTGTTCGACGTCTTCCGCGAGCACCCGCGCGAGCTGTTCACCGCGATCGGCGCGCGCATCGGCACCGACGTGGCCTTCTACACCTTCACCCTGTTCATCCTCACCTACCTCAAGGACACGGTGGGGGTGGACCGGCAGGTCGGGCTGAACGCGGTGCTGGTCGCCTCGGCCTGTCAGCTGGCGCTCATCCCGCTGTTCGGCGCGCTGTCGGACCGCTACGGCCGCCGCCCGGTGTACCTGGCGGGCGCGGTGGGCGCGGGGGTGTGGGTGTTCGCCTTCTTCCCGCTGCTGGCCACCGGCTCCACCGCGTTGATCATCCTGGCCACCATCGTCGCGCTGGTCACGCACGCGGCCATGTTCGGCCCGCAGGCGGCGTTCATCTCCGAGCTGTTCAGCACCAAGCTCCGCTACACCGGGGCCAGCCTGGGCTACCAGCTGGCCGGGGTGCTCGGCGGGGCGCTGGCGCCGCTGATCTCGGTGGCACTGTTGCAGTCCTTCGGCAGCTGGGTGGCCATCGGCGTGTACGTGGCCGTCGCGCTGGCGCTGACCGTGGTCGCGCTGGTCATCGCCCCGGAGACGAGCAAGGCCGAACTGGCCGCCGAACCGCCTCTGGACAAGCCCGCACTCACCTGA
- a CDS encoding pyroglutamyl peptidase: MIRRTLTGALAVGALLAAAPLAVAAEAATPANCFDRAAPIPVEEQRLTQAVPQEVLARSGFDRRGPAFEKSLCRTRSVRAAKALAQVQGRQLWRAAVDRVQGRGPAGGDLSRGDDRPLYWARLQLTRALHQWQPGFTLSAADRKALVDVLETGSRGQDSIDLPAGERVKRVVLTGFDPFQLDGDIRRTNPSGATALALDGTYITTPAGRARVETAMFPVLWTPFEAGMVERTLLPHFTSGRRQVDLFTTVSQGRAGQFDIERYNGRWHTGLDNNRENRAAGIPIPAGVPTVTPQPEFVPTTLPYQEITAANTGQFPVYDRTAVTEIPAGQTEPVTRPDGPTPGSVARAGGGGSYLSNEIAYRATLLRDAVKAQVPGGHVHTPVLFFDPNNKDKVSDPVLEKNRTDIVTQTREILKVAVGTLD; encoded by the coding sequence TTGATCCGACGCACCCTGACCGGTGCGCTGGCCGTGGGCGCACTGCTGGCCGCAGCCCCGCTCGCGGTGGCCGCCGAGGCCGCGACCCCGGCGAACTGCTTCGACCGCGCGGCGCCGATCCCGGTGGAGGAACAGCGCCTGACCCAGGCGGTGCCGCAGGAGGTCCTGGCCCGCAGCGGCTTCGACCGCCGCGGCCCGGCCTTCGAGAAGTCGTTGTGCCGCACCAGGTCCGTCCGCGCGGCCAAGGCGCTGGCGCAGGTGCAGGGCAGGCAGCTGTGGCGGGCCGCGGTGGACCGGGTGCAGGGCCGGGGCCCGGCCGGGGGCGACCTCTCCCGCGGTGACGACCGGCCGCTGTACTGGGCCCGGTTGCAGCTGACCAGGGCGCTGCACCAGTGGCAGCCCGGCTTCACCCTCTCCGCCGCCGACCGCAAGGCGCTGGTGGACGTGCTGGAGACCGGTTCCCGCGGCCAGGACTCGATCGATCTGCCTGCTGGGGAGCGGGTGAAGCGGGTGGTGCTGACCGGGTTCGATCCGTTCCAGCTCGACGGCGACATCCGCCGCACCAACCCCAGCGGCGCGACCGCGCTGGCCCTGGACGGCACCTACATCACCACCCCGGCCGGGCGGGCCAGGGTGGAGACCGCGATGTTCCCGGTGCTGTGGACCCCGTTCGAGGCCGGCATGGTCGAGCGGACCCTGTTGCCGCACTTCACCTCCGGGCGCAGGCAGGTGGACCTGTTCACCACGGTGAGCCAGGGCAGGGCCGGGCAGTTCGACATCGAGCGCTACAACGGCCGCTGGCACACCGGCCTGGACAACAACCGGGAGAACCGGGCCGCCGGCATCCCGATCCCGGCGGGCGTGCCGACGGTGACGCCGCAGCCGGAGTTCGTGCCGACCACGTTGCCGTACCAGGAGATCACCGCGGCGAACACCGGGCAGTTCCCGGTCTACGACCGCACCGCGGTGACCGAGATCCCGGCCGGGCAGACCGAGCCGGTGACCCGGCCGGACGGCCCGACGCCGGGTTCGGTGGCCCGCGCCGGTGGCGGCGGTTCCTACCTGTCCAACGAGATCGCCTACCGGGCCACGCTGCTGCGGGACGCGGTCAAGGCGCAGGTGCCGGGCGGGCACGTGCACACGCCGGTCCTGTTCTTCGATCCGAACAACAAGGACAAGGTGTCCGACCCCGTGCTGGAGAAGAACCGGACGGACATCGTGACGCAGACGCGCGAGATCCTGAAGGTCGCGGTCGGCACCCTGGACTGA
- a CDS encoding AAA family ATPase — MALEPDLGLVGRDSTAALLASLIDRKARRPLPLVVAYGPGGSGKTTLLDHLERRCRPDVPLARVDLDETGSKSCRDVLDAVFGQLRRYQNAHFGRMRLPRYELLRLAQSTAAEPEEDGDPHRRARQLLAHRLTGLPRIADVVGSIAESAPAPHWLTRLARPLLGWLTTLAVVAPPRIRWLLAPRRFAATWRWYEKVAGEGVLGLAKGCKVDEVIGQVWHLLRSEERRDRLVVDRLLVAAFLADLDGAYKGHRRRRRRVNCVLLLDGADLLSPFEVNLFPPGRTTPEPPVSDLLELLAEAKLRNPEVPLLVVATKQATPDQQDIPPPDSDDLDPADAAHARYHGWRQRFEQARANHGPAAAAVLPVRLRPFTLAQTRQFLHEWNRSRDSTVRSAALVAELHEVTKGHPLAVRLATQVVDRLYRRDRVIPSVRAVFAQRVPREEAAAEPDEKVGDYLLVRFLQRFRGSDLPERAQTRRLLTRLAAPRRLDLATIQRLVPDRDAEEIWGRLSTYSFADRSADGRWIVLHPLLRDLLGAQLLAHGAGAEYPYEQVHRELRNHYTMLGRQGDRLYHALALGDTHVVASHLSSRLTRGDSRWVADLEVIAEAPGWRHSRQLRSRLNWPRVRRVEELLIAVWKLRSNTSTVRRSAELFDDVLRAYRNLDAAGQPAVADQMSFYRNQVRLAEDNSIAEPGPALPPYSTGEDRHPYPTVWPPPHTLRRSAVAAVAVLLLGYGGIYLRHQLVHCDRDGVFAPGRVLDSVFDPSLMLTKSAQGECYGVTDGVGNFMHNANETLPDDIEVAELSRLVAEQNAQVRREADRPSTDDRRRPYLTIVVASMLSSANEVPRRDLSAGVNELRGAYLAQRAWNRFNTPTIKPPFLLRLVLANFGGNSEFAQHTAEKIQSLVDSDPTVIGVSGMGQTRDSTIRAAEILGSAIGHWQGIPMVASAPTGNAFTGKDFFFRIAPPNKRQAEAAITFATTEPRLRTRQPFLLHDPNDRYSADLKDDYLQELLRRRSGLGEPVEQPYEAGKSNTGNVLATRVKEMCELAAQRRRTPLLIYSGRANELPTLMEKLDESDCDRDTVVLGADDLSQLETAGYTDLAGNEQQRPRRVSFVDGRLYFTTLGPTEDGWRRITGGNPPSEAEQFFTLHADAQKEQGEAAQAFRSGPNGHVMLAFDAVNLLLSAIERARTEHNLPDRAKLYAALRATTGANLFRGVTGPVDFGQADPELLRRGADPRSKQVVVQQVIADGNRLRSAFVRALT, encoded by the coding sequence GTGGCGTTGGAGCCTGACCTCGGCCTGGTGGGTCGGGACAGCACGGCCGCGTTGCTGGCCTCGCTGATCGACCGCAAGGCCCGGCGGCCGCTCCCGCTGGTGGTCGCCTACGGGCCCGGCGGTAGCGGCAAGACCACGCTGCTGGACCACCTGGAGCGGCGCTGCCGGCCGGACGTGCCGCTGGCGCGGGTGGACCTGGACGAGACCGGCTCCAAGTCCTGCCGGGACGTCCTGGACGCGGTGTTCGGGCAGCTCCGCCGCTACCAGAACGCGCACTTCGGCCGGATGCGGCTGCCCCGCTACGAGCTGCTGCGACTGGCCCAGAGCACCGCGGCCGAGCCGGAGGAGGACGGCGACCCGCACCGCAGGGCCCGCCAGCTGCTCGCGCACCGGCTCACCGGACTGCCCAGGATCGCCGACGTGGTCGGCTCGATCGCCGAGTCCGCCCCCGCCCCGCACTGGCTCACCCGGCTGGCCAGGCCGCTGCTGGGCTGGCTGACCACGCTGGCCGTGGTGGCTCCGCCGCGGATCCGCTGGCTGCTCGCGCCGCGCCGGTTCGCCGCCACCTGGCGCTGGTACGAGAAGGTGGCCGGGGAGGGCGTGCTCGGGCTGGCCAAGGGCTGCAAGGTGGACGAGGTCATCGGCCAGGTCTGGCACCTGCTGCGCAGCGAGGAACGCCGGGACCGGCTGGTGGTGGACCGGCTGCTGGTGGCCGCCTTCCTGGCCGACCTGGACGGCGCCTACAAGGGTCACCGCAGGCGGCGGCGCCGGGTCAACTGCGTGCTGCTGCTCGACGGGGCGGACCTGTTGTCCCCCTTCGAGGTCAACCTGTTCCCGCCCGGCCGCACCACGCCGGAGCCGCCGGTCAGCGACCTGCTGGAGCTGCTCGCCGAGGCCAAGCTGCGCAACCCGGAGGTGCCGCTGCTGGTGGTGGCCACCAAGCAGGCCACCCCCGACCAGCAGGACATCCCGCCGCCGGACAGCGACGACCTGGACCCGGCCGATGCCGCGCATGCCCGCTACCACGGCTGGCGGCAGCGTTTCGAGCAGGCGCGGGCCAACCACGGCCCGGCCGCCGCCGCGGTGCTGCCGGTGCGGCTGCGGCCGTTCACCCTGGCCCAGACCCGGCAGTTCCTGCACGAGTGGAACCGCAGCCGGGACTCCACGGTCCGCTCCGCCGCCCTGGTGGCCGAGCTGCACGAGGTGACCAAGGGCCATCCGCTGGCGGTCCGGCTGGCCACCCAGGTGGTGGACCGGCTCTACCGGCGGGACCGGGTGATCCCCTCGGTGCGCGCGGTCTTCGCCCAGCGGGTGCCGCGCGAGGAGGCCGCCGCCGAACCGGATGAGAAGGTCGGCGACTACCTGCTGGTCCGCTTCCTGCAACGCTTCCGCGGCTCCGACCTGCCCGAGCGGGCGCAGACCCGCAGGCTGCTGACCCGGCTGGCCGCGCCGCGCAGGCTCGACCTGGCCACCATCCAGCGGCTGGTGCCGGACCGGGACGCCGAGGAGATCTGGGGCCGGCTGTCCACCTACAGCTTCGCCGACCGCAGCGCTGACGGCCGGTGGATCGTGCTGCACCCGCTGCTGCGCGACCTGCTCGGCGCGCAGCTGCTCGCCCACGGCGCGGGCGCGGAGTACCCGTACGAGCAGGTGCACCGCGAGCTGCGCAACCACTACACGATGCTGGGCCGTCAGGGCGACCGGCTCTACCACGCGCTGGCCCTGGGCGACACGCACGTGGTGGCCAGCCACCTGTCCTCCCGGCTGACCAGGGGCGACAGCCGGTGGGTGGCCGACCTGGAGGTGATCGCGGAGGCGCCGGGCTGGCGGCACAGCCGTCAGCTGCGCAGCCGGTTGAACTGGCCGAGGGTGCGGCGGGTGGAGGAGCTGCTGATCGCGGTGTGGAAGCTGCGCTCCAACACCTCCACGGTGCGGCGCAGCGCGGAGCTCTTCGACGACGTGCTGCGCGCCTACCGCAACCTGGACGCCGCCGGCCAGCCCGCGGTGGCCGACCAGATGTCGTTCTACCGCAACCAGGTCCGGCTGGCCGAGGACAACTCCATCGCCGAACCCGGTCCGGCGCTGCCCCCCTACAGCACCGGCGAGGACCGCCACCCGTACCCGACGGTGTGGCCGCCGCCGCACACGCTGCGGCGCAGCGCGGTGGCCGCGGTGGCGGTGCTGCTGCTCGGCTACGGCGGGATCTACCTGCGGCACCAGCTGGTGCACTGCGACCGGGACGGGGTCTTCGCGCCGGGCCGGGTGCTGGACTCGGTGTTCGACCCGAGCCTGATGCTGACCAAGTCCGCGCAGGGCGAGTGCTACGGGGTCACCGACGGCGTCGGCAACTTCATGCACAACGCCAACGAGACCCTGCCGGACGACATCGAGGTGGCCGAGCTGAGTCGCCTGGTCGCCGAGCAGAACGCGCAGGTGCGCCGGGAGGCCGACCGGCCGAGCACGGACGACCGGCGGCGGCCCTACCTGACCATCGTGGTGGCCTCGATGCTGAGCTCTGCCAACGAGGTCCCGCGCCGGGACCTGTCGGCGGGGGTCAACGAGCTGCGCGGGGCCTACCTGGCCCAGCGGGCCTGGAACCGGTTCAACACCCCCACCATCAAGCCGCCGTTCCTGCTTCGCCTGGTGCTGGCCAACTTCGGCGGCAACTCCGAGTTCGCCCAGCACACCGCGGAGAAGATCCAGTCGTTGGTGGACAGCGACCCGACCGTGATCGGGGTCAGCGGCATGGGCCAGACCCGGGACTCCACCATCCGGGCCGCGGAGATCCTCGGCTCGGCCATCGGCCACTGGCAGGGCATCCCGATGGTGGCCTCCGCGCCGACCGGGAACGCCTTCACCGGCAAGGACTTCTTCTTCCGGATCGCGCCGCCGAACAAGCGGCAGGCCGAGGCCGCGATCACCTTCGCCACCACCGAGCCCCGGCTGCGCACCCGCCAGCCGTTCCTGCTGCACGACCCGAACGACCGCTACAGCGCCGACCTCAAGGACGACTACCTGCAGGAGCTGCTGCGCCGCCGCAGCGGACTCGGCGAGCCGGTCGAGCAGCCGTACGAGGCTGGCAAGAGCAACACCGGCAACGTGCTGGCCACCAGGGTCAAGGAGATGTGCGAGCTGGCCGCCCAGCGCCGCCGCACCCCGCTGCTGATCTACTCCGGCCGCGCCAACGAGCTGCCCACGCTGATGGAGAAGCTGGACGAGTCCGACTGCGACCGGGACACCGTGGTGCTGGGCGCCGACGACCTGTCCCAGCTGGAGACCGCGGGCTACACCGACCTGGCTGGCAACGAGCAGCAGCGCCCCCGCCGAGTGTCCTTTGTGGACGGACGGTTGTACTTCACCACGCTGGGCCCCACCGAGGACGGCTGGCGGCGGATCACCGGCGGCAACCCGCCGAGTGAGGCCGAGCAGTTCTTCACCCTGCACGCCGACGCGCAGAAGGAGCAGGGCGAGGCCGCGCAGGCATTCCGCTCCGGCCCCAACGGCCACGTGATGCTGGCCTTCGACGCGGTGAACCTGTTGCTCAGCGCGATCGAACGGGCCAGGACCGAACACAACCTGCCGGACCGCGCCAAGCTGTACGCGGCCTTGCGCGCCACCACGGGGGCGAACCTGTTCCGCGGGGTCACCGGGCCGGTGGACTTCGGGCAGGCCGATCCGGAGTTGCTGCGCCGGGGCGCGGATCCGCGGAGCAAGCAGGTGGTGGTGCAGCAGGTGATCGCCGACGGCAACCGGTTGCGCTCGGCGTTCGTGCGGGCGCTGACCTGA
- a CDS encoding GntR family transcriptional regulator, giving the protein MSDAPLADLTADRELLGRSSTAERVAGILRDRIIAGFFQPGERLSEEAIGQALGVSRNTLREAFRLLSHERLLSHQLNRGVFVRTLSVADVVDLYRVRRVVESAGVRNLPNAPASGLTALREAVTEADRAATDRRWRDVGTANMRFHQAIVALADSGRLDELMRQLLAELRLVFLVMNDPKAFHVPFMAGNRDILELLEKGEADRAEALLVSYLDEAEQTLVRAYAPLVPGP; this is encoded by the coding sequence GTGAGCGACGCGCCCCTGGCGGACCTGACGGCCGACCGCGAGCTGCTGGGTCGCAGCTCCACGGCCGAGCGGGTCGCGGGCATCCTGCGGGACCGGATCATCGCCGGGTTCTTCCAGCCCGGTGAACGGCTGTCCGAGGAGGCCATCGGTCAGGCGCTCGGCGTCTCGCGCAACACCCTGCGCGAGGCATTCCGCCTGCTCTCCCACGAACGCCTGCTGTCCCACCAGCTCAACCGCGGCGTCTTCGTGCGCACCCTGTCGGTGGCCGACGTGGTGGACCTCTACCGGGTCCGCCGGGTGGTCGAGTCCGCCGGCGTGCGCAACCTGCCCAACGCCCCCGCCAGCGGCCTGACCGCGCTGCGCGAGGCCGTCACCGAGGCTGATCGCGCCGCCACCGACCGCCGCTGGCGCGATGTCGGCACCGCGAACATGCGCTTCCACCAGGCGATCGTGGCCCTGGCCGACAGCGGCCGCCTGGACGAGCTGATGCGCCAGCTGCTCGCCGAGCTGCGCCTGGTCTTCCTGGTGATGAACGACCCCAAGGCCTTCCACGTCCCGTTCATGGCGGGCAACCGGGACATCCTGGAGCTGCTGGAAAAGGGCGAGGCCGACCGCGCCGAAGCCCTGCTGGTGTCCTATTTGGACGAAGCGGAGCAGACCCTGGTGCGCGCCTACGCCCCGCTGGTTCCCGGCCCCTGA
- a CDS encoding aminotransferase class I/II-fold pyridoxal phosphate-dependent enzyme, whose product MHADLSRILSVVEDGSATGIAAAINRLIGSGELAVGTRLPTVRALAQALGVSPTTVNEAWRSLARVGAIETKGRNGSFVTARTHNAEPTRFWRLAGDTGRFARDLSAGVPDQALLPPIGPALARIDGQPPLSGYLDAPVLPELEKLVRKAWAPVCDPETLTIVNGSLDGIDRLVGQLLRLGDRVIVENPTFPPFLDLLDTVGASALPVPVDEEGILPDALAAQLRRDPAVLLMQPRAQNPTGVSLTPRRAAQLVEKLRAHPDVVVIEADHSGDVALAEPVSFAGELPDRVVRVQSFSKSHGPDLRLAALGGPAAIVEPLIGRRHLGAAWSSRLLQEVLVGLLTDPGCVAAVATARTVYARRRAALKDALASRGIQSTGWDGINLWINVAREREALVTLAAQGIGAAPGSPFLVEPTGGDHLRVTTATLPVEEAAAVADALAEAARPYPPYSRV is encoded by the coding sequence ATGCACGCTGATCTGAGCCGGATTCTGTCGGTGGTGGAGGATGGGTCGGCCACGGGTATCGCCGCGGCGATCAACCGGCTGATCGGTTCGGGTGAGCTGGCCGTGGGCACCAGGCTGCCCACGGTGCGCGCGCTCGCCCAGGCCCTCGGGGTCAGCCCCACCACGGTCAACGAGGCCTGGCGCTCGCTGGCCAGGGTCGGCGCGATCGAGACCAAGGGCCGCAACGGCTCCTTCGTCACCGCCCGCACGCACAACGCCGAGCCCACCCGGTTCTGGCGGCTGGCCGGGGACACCGGGCGCTTCGCCCGCGACCTCTCCGCCGGGGTGCCCGACCAGGCGCTGCTGCCGCCGATCGGGCCCGCGCTGGCCCGCATCGACGGCCAGCCGCCGCTGTCGGGCTACCTGGACGCGCCGGTGCTGCCCGAGCTGGAGAAGCTGGTCCGCAAGGCCTGGGCGCCGGTGTGCGACCCGGAGACGCTGACCATCGTCAACGGCTCACTGGACGGCATCGACCGCCTGGTGGGCCAGCTGCTCCGCCTCGGCGACCGGGTGATCGTGGAGAACCCGACCTTCCCGCCGTTCCTGGACCTGCTGGACACCGTGGGCGCCAGCGCGCTGCCGGTGCCGGTGGACGAGGAGGGCATCCTGCCGGACGCGCTGGCCGCCCAGCTGCGCCGCGACCCCGCGGTGCTGCTGATGCAACCGCGCGCGCAGAACCCGACCGGGGTCAGCCTCACCCCGCGCCGCGCCGCCCAGCTGGTGGAGAAGCTGCGCGCGCACCCGGACGTGGTGGTCATCGAGGCCGACCACTCCGGTGACGTGGCACTGGCCGAGCCGGTCAGCTTCGCCGGCGAGCTGCCCGACCGGGTGGTCCGGGTGCAGAGCTTCTCCAAGTCGCACGGCCCCGACCTGCGGCTGGCCGCGCTGGGTGGCCCGGCCGCGATCGTGGAACCGCTGATCGGGCGACGGCACCTGGGCGCGGCCTGGTCCAGCCGGTTGCTGCAGGAGGTGCTGGTCGGCCTGCTCACCGACCCCGGCTGCGTCGCCGCGGTGGCCACCGCGCGCACCGTGTACGCCCGCCGCCGCGCCGCGCTCAAGGACGCGCTGGCCAGCCGCGGCATCCAGTCCACCGGCTGGGACGGGATCAACCTGTGGATCAACGTGGCCCGGGAGCGGGAAGCGCTAGTCACCCTGGCCGCACAGGGCATCGGCGCGGCCCCCGGCTCGCCGTTCCTGGTCGAGCCCACCGGCGGCGACCACCTGCGGGTGACCACCGCGACGCTGCCGGTGGAGGAGGCCGCCGCGGTCGCCGACGCACTGGCCGAGGCGGCCCGGCCGTACCCGCCGTACAGCCGGGTCTGA
- a CDS encoding biotin-dependent carboxyltransferase family protein, translated as MIEVLDPGLLTLVQDLGRPGLAAMGVGRSGAADAPALKLANRLVGNAETAAGLELTLGGLHLRFHRGAWVALTGAPAEIQLGPPCSATAPPHPASGPAALAATDRPRPRTAAAHAPFYVAAGTTVRIGRPVRGLRSYLAVRGGLDLPPVLGSRASDLLSGIGPEPLVRGMRIPVGREIAGDPIVDIAPVAELSTEPVLRVLLGPRQDWFTANAASALCSGPYQVTPASNRIGVRLAGPRLTRARQGELPPEGMVGGALQVPPNGQPVLFLADHPVTGGYPVIAVVVDEDLPKAAQARPGQRLRFQCVERTRR; from the coding sequence ATGATCGAGGTCCTCGACCCCGGCCTGCTCACCCTGGTCCAGGACCTGGGGCGGCCAGGGCTGGCCGCGATGGGCGTCGGCCGCTCCGGCGCGGCGGACGCGCCCGCGCTGAAACTGGCCAACCGCCTGGTCGGTAACGCCGAGACCGCCGCGGGACTGGAACTGACGCTGGGCGGCCTGCACCTGCGGTTCCACCGCGGCGCGTGGGTGGCGCTGACCGGCGCCCCGGCGGAGATCCAGCTCGGCCCGCCCTGCTCGGCCACCGCGCCACCGCACCCCGCGAGCGGCCCGGCAGCGCTGGCCGCCACCGATCGCCCTCGCCCGCGCACCGCCGCCGCGCATGCCCCCTTCTACGTCGCCGCGGGCACCACGGTCCGCATCGGCCGCCCCGTCCGCGGCCTGCGCAGCTACCTCGCCGTCCGCGGCGGCCTGGACCTGCCGCCGGTGCTCGGCTCCCGGGCCAGCGACCTGCTCTCCGGCATCGGCCCCGAGCCACTCGTCCGAGGGATGCGGATCCCAGTCGGCCGGGAGATCGCCGGTGACCCGATCGTGGACATCGCGCCGGTCGCGGAACTTTCCACCGAACCCGTGCTGCGCGTGCTGCTCGGTCCCCGGCAGGACTGGTTCACCGCGAACGCCGCCTCCGCCCTGTGCTCCGGCCCGTACCAGGTCACCCCGGCCAGCAACCGGATCGGGGTCCGGCTGGCCGGGCCCCGGCTGACCAGGGCCCGGCAGGGTGAGCTGCCGCCGGAGGGCATGGTCGGCGGCGCGCTCCAGGTTCCCCCGAACGGGCAGCCGGTGCTCTTCCTCGCCGACCACCCGGTCACCGGCGGCTATCCGGTGATCGCGGTGGTGGTGGACGAGGATCTGCCCAAGGCGGCCCAGGCCAGACCCGGTCAACGACTCCGTTTCCAGTGCGTCGAAAGGACACGCCGATGA
- a CDS encoding allophanate hydrolase subunit 1 — translation MELDIRRFGSSAALVELRDGAAAHALHALLTQRPPAGMLELVPAARTVLVRFDPAATSFTALREHLDQHAPPPGMRAPARTVEVPVRYDGADLAEVAAFTGLSAAEVVRRHLAGDYTVSFCGFAPGFAYVTGLDPALRVPRRDTARTSVPAGAVAIADEFVGIYPRSSPGGWRLLGRTDLVLWDTARDRPGLLTAGTRVRFQEVAS, via the coding sequence GTGGAACTCGACATCCGGCGTTTCGGCAGTTCAGCGGCCCTGGTGGAACTGCGCGACGGCGCGGCGGCGCACGCCCTGCACGCGCTGCTCACCCAGCGACCCCCGGCCGGGATGCTGGAGCTGGTGCCCGCCGCGCGCACCGTGCTGGTCCGCTTCGACCCCGCGGCCACCTCCTTCACCGCCCTGCGCGAACACCTGGATCAGCACGCCCCGCCGCCCGGGATGCGCGCTCCGGCCCGCACGGTCGAGGTGCCGGTGCGCTACGACGGCGCGGACCTGGCCGAGGTCGCCGCGTTCACCGGCCTCTCCGCCGCGGAGGTGGTGCGCCGCCACCTGGCCGGGGACTACACGGTCAGCTTCTGCGGGTTCGCCCCCGGCTTCGCCTACGTCACCGGCCTCGACCCGGCGCTGCGGGTGCCGCGCCGGGACACCGCGCGCACCAGCGTGCCCGCGGGCGCGGTGGCCATCGCGGATGAGTTCGTCGGCATCTACCCGCGCTCCAGCCCCGGCGGCTGGCGCCTGCTGGGCCGCACCGACCTGGTGCTCTGGGACACCGCCCGCGACCGGCCCGGCCTGCTCACCGCGGGCACCAGGGTGCGCTTCCAGGAGGTGGCGTCATGA